The Bacteroidota bacterium genome window below encodes:
- a CDS encoding SDR family oxidoreductase gives MSDLFSLNDKVAIVTGALGLIGKNHCFALAEAGANVVACDLNGEMCDEFAKNLQNDSIGVGVDITSPDSLKNLRDEVLNKFGKIDVLVNNAAINDMFENPLAALEQSKFENYPLEMWKKSLEVNVTGMFLCSQIIGTEMAMRKYGSIINVASTYGIVAPDQSLYKNEEGEQTFYKSPAYPATKGAVISFTKFLAAYWGNVGVRVNTLSPGGVENSQNEFFIKNYSKRTPLGRMAAPTDYKGAVVYLASDASAYMTGANLVIDGGWTAW, from the coding sequence ATGTCAGATTTATTTTCATTAAACGATAAAGTTGCGATTGTAACAGGCGCGCTGGGGCTCATAGGGAAAAATCATTGCTTTGCGCTTGCCGAAGCGGGCGCAAATGTTGTTGCGTGCGATCTGAACGGAGAGATGTGTGACGAGTTTGCAAAAAATTTACAGAATGATTCCATTGGTGTTGGAGTAGATATAACATCACCTGACTCTTTAAAAAATTTACGTGATGAAGTTTTAAACAAATTCGGAAAGATAGATGTGCTTGTAAATAATGCTGCGATAAACGACATGTTTGAAAATCCTTTGGCTGCACTTGAACAATCAAAGTTTGAAAATTATCCGCTTGAGATGTGGAAGAAATCTTTAGAGGTAAATGTTACCGGAATGTTTTTATGCTCGCAGATAATAGGAACTGAAATGGCTATGAGGAAATACGGAAGCATTATTAATGTTGCTTCCACTTACGGAATAGTTGCCCCTGACCAGTCACTTTACAAAAACGAAGAGGGTGAGCAGACGTTTTATAAATCGCCTGCATACCCAGCTACAAAAGGCGCAGTGATTTCATTCACAAAATTTCTCGCTGCCTATTGGGGAAATGTTGGTGTACGGGTGAATACATTATCTCCCGGCGGAGTAGAAAATTCACAAAATGAGTTTTTCATTAAAAATTATTCTAAACGAACTCCACTTGGAAGAATGGCTGCTCCCACAGATTATAAAGGTGCAGTAGTGTATCTTGCGTCAGATGCGTCAGCATACATGACAGGAGCAAATTTAGTTATTGACGGCGGCTGGACTGCCTGGTAA
- a CDS encoding Re/Si-specific NAD(P)(+) transhydrogenase subunit alpha encodes MILGITKEPQFDNRVSILPELVDQIKKLNLQVIVEKSAGERAYASDEMYSSAGAELYSREDLLKKADIVLQINPPSDDEIDKLREGQTLISFLQPLVQPNITDKLAAKKVTGLSFEMIPRTTRAQTMDVLSSQATIAGYKSILLASTHLPKFFPMLTTAAGSIPPAKVLIIGAGVAGLMAIATARRLGGVVEAFDTRPAVKEEVKSLGAKFVEVEGAADASKAGGYAVEQTEEYKKKQSELIQKHALASDVIVTTAQIPGRKAPLLITTETLNNMKKGSVIVDLASSTGGNCEMTKDNETVNYNGITIIGNSNLQSTMPYDASKMFGKNALSLLKILIKDGNININFEDDIIKGMCVTHNGENFLKK; translated from the coding sequence ATGATTCTAGGGATTACAAAAGAGCCGCAATTCGATAATAGAGTTTCTATCCTTCCTGAATTAGTTGACCAAATCAAAAAATTAAATCTTCAAGTTATTGTAGAAAAAAGCGCAGGTGAAAGAGCCTATGCAAGCGACGAGATGTATTCTTCGGCGGGAGCAGAGCTATATTCAAGAGAAGATTTATTAAAAAAAGCCGACATAGTTTTACAAATCAATCCTCCGTCGGATGATGAGATCGATAAATTACGCGAAGGCCAGACTCTGATTTCATTTTTACAACCATTGGTACAACCGAACATTACTGATAAACTTGCAGCGAAAAAAGTTACGGGACTGAGTTTTGAAATGATTCCCAGAACAACACGCGCACAGACAATGGATGTACTCTCTTCACAGGCTACAATTGCGGGATACAAATCTATTTTACTTGCTTCAACACATTTGCCGAAATTTTTTCCGATGCTTACAACTGCCGCAGGAAGTATTCCCCCTGCTAAAGTTTTAATAATCGGCGCAGGCGTTGCCGGACTTATGGCAATTGCAACTGCCAGAAGATTAGGCGGAGTAGTAGAGGCATTCGATACAAGACCTGCAGTGAAGGAAGAAGTAAAAAGCTTGGGCGCTAAATTTGTAGAAGTAGAAGGTGCAGCCGATGCCTCAAAAGCAGGCGGTTACGCTGTGGAACAAACAGAGGAATACAAAAAGAAACAAAGTGAACTTATTCAAAAACATGCACTGGCATCTGATGTAATTGTAACAACAGCACAGATACCGGGAAGAAAAGCTCCGCTGCTTATAACAACAGAGACTCTGAACAACATGAAAAAAGGTTCTGTGATAGTTGACTTAGCTTCCTCTACAGGGGGCAACTGCGAAATGACTAAGGATAATGAAACGGTGAACTACAACGGTATTACAATAATAGGAAATTCCAACTTACAATCCACCATGCCTTATGATGCAAGCAAGATGTTCGGCAAGAATGCATTGTCGCTTTTGAAAATTTTAATCAAAGACGGCAATATTAACATCAACTTCGAAGATGATATTATTAAGGGAATGTGTGTAACACATAACGGTGAAAATTTCCTGAAAAAATAA
- a CDS encoding NAD(P)(+) transhydrogenase (Re/Si-specific) subunit beta → MAQYSLEISYLIASIAFIIGLKFLGHPESARKGNIIAAIGMFIAVITTIFLYKSPEGKPLGNYVWIFGGIIIGSIVGTLMAKKVQMTAMPQMVSLFNGVGAACVALISVVEFSHYNTTHTGDSLFNGLTLTIILGSIIGCISFSGSIIAWGKLEGKIKDIYLPANQLINIVLMLSIIGVSVYLMMQPSANLNLLLIISAISLIYGILFVFPIGGADMPVVISLLNSFTGVAAACGGFLYNNQAMLTGGILVGSSGTILTILMCKAMNRSLTNVIIGAFSNPKTKKADAGGEQKVVKEISVTDCAVLMSYSKKVIIVPGYGLAVAQAQHICHELEKTLEEKGVEVLYAIHPVAGRMPGHMNVLLAEADVPYPKLLEMDEINPEFSTTDVALVIGANDVVNPAAKNDKDSPIYGMPILDVENAKNIIINKRSMNAGYAGIDNELFYDPKTKMLFGDAKSVLQKLVAEVKAN, encoded by the coding sequence ATGGCGCAGTATAGTTTAGAAATCTCGTACCTCATTGCTTCTATAGCATTTATAATCGGGCTTAAATTCTTAGGGCATCCTGAATCCGCAAGGAAAGGAAATATAATCGCAGCAATAGGTATGTTCATTGCTGTTATCACTACAATTTTTTTATATAAAAGTCCGGAGGGCAAACCTCTCGGCAACTACGTCTGGATATTTGGCGGTATTATTATAGGTAGCATAGTCGGAACTCTGATGGCAAAGAAAGTTCAGATGACGGCAATGCCTCAAATGGTTTCATTGTTCAATGGTGTCGGCGCCGCATGCGTAGCTTTAATTTCAGTCGTAGAATTCTCACATTACAATACAACTCACACAGGTGATTCTCTTTTCAACGGATTAACACTTACAATAATTCTCGGTTCAATAATCGGATGCATTTCGTTTTCCGGAAGTATTATTGCATGGGGAAAACTTGAAGGAAAAATAAAAGATATTTACTTACCTGCTAATCAGTTAATAAACATTGTGCTGATGCTTTCAATTATCGGTGTCTCTGTTTATTTAATGATGCAGCCGTCGGCAAACCTTAACTTATTATTAATCATCAGCGCAATATCGCTTATCTATGGAATTCTCTTTGTATTCCCTATAGGTGGTGCAGATATGCCTGTTGTAATTTCCCTGCTGAATTCATTCACAGGTGTTGCAGCGGCATGCGGCGGATTTTTATATAATAATCAGGCAATGCTTACGGGCGGTATTCTCGTTGGTTCATCAGGAACGATACTTACAATATTAATGTGCAAAGCTATGAACCGTTCGTTAACGAATGTAATCATAGGCGCATTCTCTAATCCGAAGACTAAAAAAGCTGATGCAGGCGGCGAGCAGAAAGTTGTAAAAGAAATTTCTGTTACCGATTGCGCAGTGCTTATGAGCTACAGTAAGAAAGTTATTATTGTACCGGGTTACGGACTTGCAGTTGCGCAGGCACAGCATATCTGCCATGAGCTTGAAAAAACTCTTGAAGAAAAAGGTGTTGAAGTGCTTTATGCTATTCACCCTGTTGCGGGAAGAATGCCGGGACATATGAATGTGTTATTAGCTGAAGCAGATGTTCCTTATCCTAAGCTTCTTGAAATGGATGAGATAAATCCTGAGTTTTCTACAACTGATGTTGCTCTTGTAATCGGTGCGAACGACGTTGTAAATCCTGCTGCCAAGAATGATAAAGATTCACCAATATACGGAATGCCGATTCTTGACGTAGAAAATGCAAAGAATATTATTATCAATAAAAGAAGTATGAATGCAGGATATGCAGGTATAGATAACGAGTTATTCTACGATCCGAAAACAAAAATGCTTTTCGGCGATGCGAAAAGTGTTCTGCAGAAATTAGTTGCAGAAGTAAAAGCAAATTAA
- a CDS encoding NAD(P) transhydrogenase subunit alpha has translation METIISFIGANIKVFYILILSIFLGIEVISKVPSILHTPLMSGANAIHGVVIVGAVIVMGLADSNDYLSLVLGFIAVILGTLNVVGGFVVTDRMLEMFKKKPKN, from the coding sequence ATGGAAACTATAATTTCTTTTATAGGCGCAAACATAAAAGTTTTTTATATTCTTATCCTTTCAATATTTTTAGGCATAGAAGTTATTTCTAAAGTACCATCCATCCTTCACACACCTTTAATGTCGGGAGCAAATGCAATCCACGGCGTTGTTATAGTAGGCGCAGTAATCGTGATGGGACTGGCAGACAGCAATGATTATTTATCTCTTGTTCTCGGATTCATTGCAGTTATACTCGGTACATTAAATGTAGTCGGTGGATTTGTTGTAACTGACAGAATGCTTGAAATGTTTAAGAAAAAACCTAAAAATTAA
- a CDS encoding tetratricopeptide repeat-containing sensor histidine kinase, with protein MIQNPLNIETDDGAVTIEKIYALNKSAWDLKNSDVRLAMDNAQKAVRMALGLKADDDIYTAIIKNTISPIENKKLLGDCLHILAWLDVEFSKFDNAIVSLLFAKKLFEEIDDKDALCRVHVILGSVYVLKGEFKTAIQYNLEGLKIAEEDNNKENATVLLSNAGLTYWNLGDNKKAFEFISKSLRNKREKGDKLDIAKSLNNIGLVYNAMGDYYKALEAYNEAYRIVEELDEKKGVGILYMNIGLIYERLGEPDKAESFLYKALESYKAVDYKKGIGECLVNLALVTRIAGRTETALRYAYESFEVAIAIGDKKVIAFTYQEIMNVFKDKKDYKKALDFALKCYDLRRDIEHKAGVMGICGDIGEILIEMNEIEKALKYLDEGITLGNEVGSKAELLNLYKNISKCYELTGNFEKAVESLKKHIELRDIVSNEETKRRIQNVQAQFEVVQAQRESEIYKLKNIDLAEANKKLEDMNQEKNEFLNLVSHDLKNPLNSIYGFSNLLVEDINTLSMEEISDFASNINISSMAMLDLVNEILNSEMMDSGRYELNNELIDLNVLIKSLISMNKFQLRQKEIKIIFDEKIVSHVFNDSNVIKQIISNLLSNAIKFSPEGKSIFITVAHNKSDSSTWVGIQDEGPGLTEEDRKKLFTKFARLSAKPTAGESSTGLGLSIVKKLADIIGAKVVCESEPGKGAKFILQIPTTPLKIKK; from the coding sequence TTGATTCAAAACCCCCTGAATATTGAAACTGATGATGGTGCAGTCACCATTGAAAAAATCTATGCTCTGAATAAATCGGCATGGGATTTAAAAAACAGTGACGTACGCCTTGCAATGGATAATGCTCAAAAAGCTGTGCGTATGGCATTGGGTTTAAAAGCTGATGATGATATTTATACTGCAATTATTAAGAATACAATTTCTCCTATAGAAAACAAAAAACTGCTGGGAGATTGTCTGCACATTTTAGCATGGCTCGATGTAGAGTTTTCTAAATTTGATAACGCGATTGTTTCTCTTTTATTTGCAAAAAAATTATTTGAAGAGATTGATGATAAAGATGCCTTGTGTAGAGTACATGTAATACTTGGAAGTGTTTATGTTTTAAAGGGAGAATTTAAAACTGCAATACAATATAATCTTGAAGGGTTAAAAATAGCTGAAGAAGATAATAATAAGGAAAATGCTACTGTCCTTTTAAGCAATGCAGGACTTACATACTGGAACCTTGGAGATAATAAAAAAGCATTTGAATTTATTTCAAAGAGTCTCAGAAATAAACGTGAGAAGGGTGATAAACTTGATATAGCAAAATCTCTTAATAACATCGGACTAGTTTATAATGCGATGGGAGATTACTATAAGGCGCTTGAGGCATACAATGAAGCATATAGAATTGTTGAAGAGCTGGATGAAAAAAAAGGAGTCGGTATTCTTTATATGAATATCGGTCTTATATATGAAAGACTTGGCGAGCCGGATAAAGCAGAAAGTTTTCTTTATAAAGCGCTTGAATCATACAAGGCTGTTGATTACAAAAAAGGAATAGGCGAGTGTCTTGTAAATTTAGCTCTTGTAACGCGCATTGCCGGCAGAACTGAAACAGCATTAAGATATGCGTATGAAAGTTTTGAAGTCGCAATCGCTATAGGAGATAAGAAAGTAATTGCATTCACTTATCAGGAGATAATGAATGTCTTCAAAGATAAAAAAGATTACAAAAAAGCTTTAGATTTTGCACTGAAATGTTATGACTTACGAAGAGATATTGAGCATAAGGCAGGAGTAATGGGTATCTGCGGAGATATTGGTGAGATTTTAATTGAGATGAATGAAATTGAAAAAGCGCTGAAATATTTAGACGAAGGAATTACTTTAGGAAATGAAGTCGGTTCAAAAGCAGAGTTGTTAAATCTTTATAAAAATATTTCAAAGTGCTATGAACTTACAGGAAATTTTGAAAAAGCTGTTGAGTCTTTAAAAAAACACATCGAGCTAAGGGATATTGTTTCCAACGAGGAAACGAAAAGAAGGATACAGAATGTACAGGCACAGTTTGAAGTTGTACAGGCGCAAAGGGAATCGGAAATTTACAAACTAAAAAACATTGATTTAGCCGAAGCGAATAAGAAGCTTGAGGATATGAATCAGGAGAAGAATGAATTTTTAAATTTAGTCTCTCACGATTTAAAAAATCCTCTGAATTCCATTTACGGTTTTTCAAATCTTCTTGTTGAAGATATTAATACTTTATCGATGGAAGAAATTTCGGATTTTGCTTCGAACATTAATATAAGTTCGATGGCAATGCTTGACCTTGTGAATGAAATTCTTAATTCTGAAATGATGGACTCAGGCAGATATGAACTGAACAACGAGCTGATCGATTTAAACGTGCTGATAAAATCTCTTATAAGTATGAATAAATTTCAGCTAAGACAAAAAGAGATTAAAATTATTTTTGACGAGAAGATTGTTTCTCATGTGTTTAACGATTCAAATGTAATAAAGCAGATTATTAGCAATCTGCTTTCAAATGCTATAAAGTTTTCACCCGAAGGCAAAAGCATTTTTATAACAGTAGCTCATAACAAATCTGATTCTTCTACATGGGTTGGAATTCAGGATGAAGGACCAGGGCTAACTGAAGAAGACAGAAAAAAATTGTTTACGAAATTTGCAAGACTTTCGGCAAAGCCCACTGCAGGGGAATCGTCAACGGGACTCGGGCTTTCAATCGTAAAAAAACTTGCAGATATAATCGGCGCAAAAGTTGTATGCGAATCTGAACCGGGCAAAGGCGCAAAGTTTATTTTACAAATACCTACTACACCATTAAAAATTAAAAAATAA
- a CDS encoding N-acetylneuraminate synthase family protein, which produces MAKVKIAERYIGDGEKVFVIAEIGINHNGSLENALKLIDGAKYAGCDAVKFQKRTPELCVPKDQWLIERETPWGRMTYIDYRHRVEFSNDEYKIIDAYCKEKNILWLASCWDELSVDFMEQFNPPFYKAGSASLTDINLLKKKKSTGRPLMISTGMSTIDEIKKAVDIIGTDNLMIAHSTSTYPCKLEELNIKVITTLKEMYPEVPIGYSGHETGLAPTWAAVSLGATFVERHITLDRAMWGTDQAASVEVVGFKRLVENIRDIEVSLGDGVKKLYESELAPRKKLRRVS; this is translated from the coding sequence ATGGCGAAAGTTAAAATAGCAGAGAGATATATCGGTGACGGCGAAAAAGTTTTTGTGATTGCCGAGATAGGCATAAACCATAACGGCTCATTGGAAAATGCTCTGAAGTTAATTGACGGAGCAAAATATGCGGGATGCGATGCTGTGAAGTTTCAGAAAAGAACTCCCGAGCTATGTGTACCTAAAGACCAATGGCTTATAGAGCGAGAAACTCCATGGGGAAGAATGACCTATATAGACTATCGCCACAGAGTGGAATTTTCGAATGATGAATACAAAATTATTGATGCATACTGCAAAGAAAAAAATATTTTATGGCTGGCTTCCTGCTGGGATGAGCTTTCAGTAGATTTTATGGAGCAGTTCAATCCGCCTTTTTACAAAGCAGGCTCGGCATCATTAACAGATATTAATTTACTCAAAAAGAAAAAATCCACAGGCAGACCATTGATGATTTCAACTGGTATGTCAACAATCGATGAAATAAAAAAAGCTGTTGATATAATCGGCACTGATAATTTAATGATTGCCCACTCAACATCAACTTACCCTTGCAAGCTTGAAGAGCTTAACATAAAAGTAATTACTACATTGAAAGAAATGTATCCTGAAGTTCCGATTGGCTACTCAGGTCATGAAACAGGACTTGCGCCAACATGGGCTGCAGTATCTTTGGGAGCTACGTTTGTTGAAAGACACATTACATTAGATAGAGCAATGTGGGGAACTGACCAGGCAGCATCAGTTGAAGTTGTCGGCTTTAAACGCCTTGTAGAAAATATCCGCGATATAGAAGTAAGCTTAGGTGACGGAGTGAAAAAACTTTACGAATCCGAACTGGCACCAAGGAAAAAATTAAGAAGAGTTTCTTAA
- a CDS encoding GNAT family N-acetyltransferase: MKIEAITRNTLNLVNEIDSAFTVDSKLNIKLSDNTFAYEIEKVTPYEKSYGYDKTDYSTYINNKEKIIFLSFADNELAGQVIIVKNWNYYARIDDIRVEKKYRGMGAGSALVKKTIEWAKANNCIGVEVETQNVNVNACLFYRKNGFVLGGANTFIYRASELEKNEILLNWYLLF, from the coding sequence ATGAAAATCGAAGCAATCACAAGAAATACACTCAATCTTGTTAATGAAATTGATTCTGCATTCACAGTAGATTCAAAGCTGAACATAAAGTTATCTGATAATACATTTGCTTACGAAATTGAGAAAGTAACACCCTATGAAAAATCATACGGATATGATAAGACTGATTATTCGACATACATAAATAACAAAGAAAAAATAATTTTCTTATCGTTTGCGGATAATGAGTTAGCAGGACAGGTTATTATTGTAAAAAACTGGAATTATTACGCCCGCATAGATGATATCAGAGTTGAAAAAAAATACAGAGGAATGGGAGCCGGCTCTGCACTGGTTAAGAAAACGATTGAATGGGCTAAAGCAAATAATTGCATCGGTGTAGAAGTTGAAACACAGAATGTGAATGTTAACGCATGTTTATTTTACAGGAAGAATGGATTTGTTTTGGGCGGAGCAAACACCTTTATTTACAGAGCTTCCGAATTAGAAAAAAATGAAATACTTCTGAACTGGTATTTGTTGTTTTAG
- a CDS encoding aminotransferase class III-fold pyridoxal phosphate-dependent enzyme, which translates to MPNKVEFNNSYPDISKSNEIFSRSEGLIPAHTQTLAKGPGQWIKGVAPKYLVKGKGSHVWDADGNEYIDYNMGIGPISLGYCYDKVDEAIKKQLEDGITFSLMHPLEVEVAELVKSVVPNTESVRYSKTGCDITTAAVRLARAFTGREKVLCCGYHGWHDWYISVTDRNKGIPEAVKDLTYTISYNDIQSVIDSIDKDTACVILEPFVFEEEKDNFLQDLRKVCDEHGTLLIFDEMWTGFRIAKGGAQEYFNVKADLACFSKAVANGMPISILTGRADVMKLLEKDVFFFTTFGGEALSLAATKATLNEIVEKNLPDVLDRQGKKLKDGYNKIALELGMNYTSCSGYNCRTIMTFNGDLSGCNPLEMKSLVQQEMIKRGVLWGGFHNMCLSHTDEDIEYTLKAYKEVLPILKKAVDEKNVKGYLKGEAVEPVFRKTTNFNMKPKKAS; encoded by the coding sequence ATGCCAAACAAAGTAGAATTTAATAACAGCTATCCCGATATATCTAAATCAAACGAAATTTTTTCACGAAGCGAAGGATTGATTCCTGCACATACACAGACACTTGCTAAAGGTCCCGGACAATGGATAAAAGGCGTTGCCCCCAAATATCTTGTGAAAGGTAAAGGCTCGCATGTATGGGATGCTGACGGCAATGAGTATATAGATTACAACATGGGCATTGGTCCTATTTCATTGGGATATTGCTACGATAAAGTTGACGAAGCGATTAAGAAGCAGCTTGAAGACGGAATAACATTTTCATTAATGCATCCGCTTGAAGTTGAAGTTGCCGAGCTTGTGAAGTCAGTTGTTCCCAATACAGAATCAGTCCGTTACTCAAAAACAGGATGCGATATTACAACAGCGGCTGTTCGCTTAGCGAGAGCATTTACGGGAAGAGAAAAAGTTTTATGCTGTGGTTATCACGGCTGGCATGACTGGTATATTTCAGTTACCGATAGAAATAAAGGAATCCCTGAAGCAGTGAAAGATTTAACATACACAATAAGCTACAATGATATTCAGTCCGTTATAGATTCTATTGATAAAGATACTGCATGCGTAATACTAGAACCGTTTGTATTTGAAGAAGAGAAAGATAACTTTTTGCAGGATTTAAGAAAAGTCTGCGATGAACACGGAACACTTCTGATCTTCGATGAAATGTGGACGGGATTCAGAATTGCAAAAGGAGGCGCGCAGGAATATTTCAATGTGAAAGCTGACTTAGCATGCTTCTCAAAAGCAGTCGCCAACGGTATGCCGATTTCAATATTAACAGGAAGAGCAGATGTTATGAAGTTACTCGAAAAAGATGTTTTCTTTTTCACAACTTTCGGAGGGGAAGCATTATCACTTGCCGCAACAAAAGCGACTCTGAATGAAATTGTTGAAAAAAATCTTCCCGATGTTTTAGACAGACAGGGAAAGAAATTAAAAGACGGATATAATAAAATTGCTTTAGAGCTTGGAATGAATTACACATCATGTTCAGGATATAACTGCAGAACGATAATGACTTTCAACGGAGATTTATCAGGATGCAATCCACTTGAAATGAAATCACTCGTTCAGCAGGAAATGATTAAGCGGGGAGTATTATGGGGAGGATTTCACAACATGTGCCTTTCACACACAGATGAAGATATTGAATATACATTGAAGGCTTATAAAGAAGTTCTTCCAATTCTGAAAAAAGCCGTAGATGAAAAAAATGTTAAAGGGTATCTGAAAGGCGAAGCAGTTGAACCGGTATTCAGAAAGACAACGAACTTCAATATGAAACCAAAAAAGGCAAGCTAA
- a CDS encoding transketolase, which produces MTYEEILKKLVDEDERFIVMTAENRAAIRNLPNQIGDRFIDTGITEQTLVGSAAGLAFRGRIPVIHALATFLTMRAFEFIRTDVGIGNLPVKIVGGFSGFMSDGNGATHQSLEDVSLMRCIPNVNVWCPSDEEDMLIGLETVLKSESPFYIRYNNTKPSVSHNKNFEIGKAEVISEGTDVAILVYGFLLGEAVKAKEILESQGKSVRLINLRTVKPIDEEAILKAAKECKMILTLEDHFLTGGLYSIVAEIFLRNQITAKVVPVAMDNKWFKPVLGQDLLEYEGFTGKQIAEKVLKNL; this is translated from the coding sequence ATGACTTACGAAGAAATACTTAAAAAACTTGTTGACGAAGACGAACGGTTTATAGTAATGACTGCTGAAAACAGAGCAGCAATAAGAAATCTTCCAAATCAGATAGGTGACAGATTTATAGATACAGGAATTACAGAGCAGACGTTAGTCGGTTCTGCTGCGGGGCTTGCGTTTAGAGGAAGAATTCCTGTGATACACGCGCTTGCAACATTTTTAACAATGCGCGCTTTTGAATTTATAAGAACAGATGTGGGTATAGGCAATTTACCTGTGAAAATAGTAGGCGGTTTTTCGGGATTTATGTCCGACGGTAACGGAGCAACACACCAGTCACTCGAAGATGTATCTTTAATGCGATGCATTCCAAATGTAAATGTATGGTGTCCTTCAGATGAAGAAGATATGCTTATCGGACTGGAGACAGTTTTAAAAAGTGAATCACCCTTTTATATCCGTTATAATAATACCAAGCCTTCAGTTTCTCATAATAAAAATTTTGAGATAGGGAAAGCCGAAGTGATTTCAGAAGGGACTGATGTTGCAATATTAGTTTACGGATTTTTACTCGGTGAAGCAGTTAAAGCAAAAGAAATACTTGAATCTCAGGGAAAATCTGTAAGACTTATAAATCTCAGAACAGTAAAACCTATTGATGAAGAGGCAATTTTAAAAGCAGCAAAAGAATGTAAAATGATTCTCACGCTTGAAGACCATTTTTTAACAGGAGGATTGTATTCTATTGTTGCTGAGATATTTTTGCGAAATCAAATCACAGCTAAAGTCGTTCCTGTAGCTATGGATAATAAGTGGTTCAAACCGGTACTTGGCCAGGACTTGCTTGAATACGAAGGCTTTACAGGAAAACAGATTGCAGAGAAAGTTTTAAAAAATTTATAA
- a CDS encoding sterol desaturase family protein translates to MSLQIASTIIIVLAGLLMVILERLFPYTKGQRFFREGFFNDFILYTIVQSYVLGLIIFAFLNYIKTHTGLYEYSVVGNWPVWLQVIFFLVIHDFYIYWFHRWMHNNATLWRIHEAHHSPRTVDWLSGSRSHALEILINQTVEFAPIILLGAAPEVAIYKGMISAIWGMFIHSNIDVRLGKLQYIINGPEMHRWHHSDDEGREYQNNYATKFAFWDWMFGTGFLPNPDEKKPKQYGLRDTPDYPLSPIEYDKAHPKHIAKVTWVDTVAYFKQHYFAFRRRTSSDAIKEYMKDKKTEKESAREMQRGIEIEKGAKNLKHAPQK, encoded by the coding sequence ATGTCATTACAAATCGCTTCCACTATTATAATTGTTTTAGCAGGGCTGCTAATGGTAATTCTTGAACGACTCTTTCCGTACACCAAAGGGCAAAGATTTTTCCGCGAAGGCTTTTTTAATGATTTTATTCTCTACACAATTGTTCAGAGTTATGTGCTCGGGCTCATAATTTTCGCATTCCTCAATTACATAAAAACACATACAGGTTTATACGAGTACAGCGTTGTCGGTAACTGGCCTGTGTGGCTTCAGGTTATATTCTTTCTTGTTATTCACGATTTTTATATCTACTGGTTCCATCGCTGGATGCATAACAATGCTACACTATGGAGAATCCATGAAGCGCATCACTCACCGCGCACTGTTGACTGGCTCTCGGGTTCACGTTCGCATGCACTTGAGATTTTAATCAATCAAACCGTTGAGTTCGCTCCGATAATCCTCCTTGGCGCCGCGCCTGAAGTTGCTATCTACAAAGGAATGATAAGCGCAATATGGGGAATGTTCATTCACTCTAATATAGATGTCCGACTTGGAAAGCTGCAGTATATTATCAACGGACCCGAAATGCATCGCTGGCATCACTCAGATGATGAAGGCAGGGAATATCAGAATAACTACGCAACTAAATTTGCTTTCTGGGACTGGATGTTCGGCACAGGATTTTTACCGAACCCCGATGAAAAAAAACCGAAGCAATACGGACTTCGCGATACACCTGATTATCCGCTTTCTCCTATAGAATACGATAAGGCTCATCCTAAACATATCGCAAAAGTTACGTGGGTAGATACCGTTGCATATTTCAAGCAGCATTATTTTGCTTTCAGAAGAAGAACATCTTCAGATGCCATTAAGGAATATATGAAAGATAAAAAAACTGAGAAGGAAAGTGCGAGAGAAATGCAAAGAGGAATTGAAATAGAAAAGGGAGCGAAAAATCTTAAACACGCTCCCCAGAAATAA